The following proteins are co-located in the Flectobacillus major DSM 103 genome:
- the prmA gene encoding 50S ribosomal protein L11 methyltransferase, with translation MNYIELKLTVNPEFADIFMAELGEIGFETFTEEAYGLNAYITEDLFSEETIDEIMERYLAMTPISYSYTTLEKKNWNEEWEKSYEPISVNGLVRVRASFHEPDNQHRFDIVINPKMSFGTGHHETTSMVLGIQGSQLAEEHQGKKVLDVGCGTGILAIMAAKLGASYVSAFDIEEWAAENSRENVELNHCEGVVVRQGTIDDEPADLYDIVLANINRNILMRDIPKYVTFMLPKAYLVVSGFYEHDIADIEQVANEAGLKKTFFDTKNNWASVVFERE, from the coding sequence ATGAACTATATTGAACTAAAGTTGACTGTAAATCCTGAATTTGCAGATATTTTTATGGCCGAATTGGGCGAAATTGGCTTTGAAACATTCACAGAAGAAGCTTATGGCCTCAACGCTTATATTACCGAGGATTTGTTTTCGGAAGAAACTATCGACGAAATCATGGAACGCTATTTGGCCATGACTCCTATTAGTTATAGCTATACGACTTTAGAAAAGAAGAACTGGAATGAGGAATGGGAAAAAAGTTATGAGCCAATCAGCGTAAATGGTTTGGTACGTGTACGTGCGAGTTTCCACGAACCCGACAACCAACACCGTTTTGATATTGTGATTAATCCTAAAATGTCGTTTGGTACTGGACACCACGAAACCACTTCGATGGTTTTGGGTATTCAAGGCTCACAATTGGCTGAGGAGCATCAGGGTAAAAAAGTACTTGATGTTGGTTGTGGAACGGGTATTTTGGCAATTATGGCAGCCAAATTAGGTGCTAGCTATGTGTCGGCTTTTGATATTGAAGAATGGGCTGCCGAAAATTCTCGCGAGAACGTGGAGTTGAACCATTGCGAAGGTGTCGTGGTAAGACAAGGAACTATCGACGACGAACCAGCAGATCTGTATGACATCGTCTTGGCAAATATCAATCGCAATATTCTAATGCGTGATATTCCGAAATATGTGACTTTTATGTTGCCAAAAGCCTATTTGGTCGTGAGTGGTTTTTATGAGCATGACATCGCAGATATTGAGCAAGTAGCTAACGAAGCAGGT
- a CDS encoding RNA polymerase sigma factor, with protein MKKLTACENLALWQQFKSGDVNAFQLVYLTYHKALIRYGNKISVDSELVMDAVHDLFLNLWNRRGNLSDTDNIEPYLKTSLRHELVRRVTDSRNSYSFDSSPELAHQFERNAFYFQHETDEREATFQRLERAVQDLSPRVLETLKMRYFDKMGNQEIADKMGINYQSVNNNIHRGVEALRARFYKG; from the coding sequence ATGAAAAAATTAACAGCCTGTGAGAATCTAGCATTGTGGCAGCAATTTAAGTCGGGAGATGTAAATGCTTTTCAGTTGGTTTATTTAACATACCACAAAGCCCTAATTCGCTATGGTAATAAAATTTCGGTAGATTCCGAATTGGTCATGGATGCTGTACATGATTTGTTCTTGAATTTATGGAATAGAAGAGGTAATTTGTCGGATACCGATAATATTGAGCCATACCTCAAAACATCTTTACGACACGAATTGGTACGTCGTGTTACCGATTCTCGCAATAGCTATTCGTTCGATAGCTCGCCCGAATTAGCCCATCAGTTTGAGCGAAATGCCTTTTACTTTCAACACGAAACCGACGAACGAGAAGCTACTTTCCAACGACTTGAGCGTGCTGTACAAGATTTGTCGCCAAGGGTTTTGGAAACCCTCAAAATGCGTTATTTCGATAAAATGGGAAACCAAGAAATTGCCGATAAAATGGGGATCAATTACCAGTCGGTCAACAACAACATTCACCGTGGAGTCGAGGCTCTGAGAGCTCGTTTTTACAAAGGTTAA
- a CDS encoding AraC family transcriptional regulator encodes MKPLFRKVQVMPEQSFSIRQDIVAYFYSHWHYHPELEIVHIHAGTGMLLVGDGVSNYREDDLIFIGSNAPHFFRSDPHYFEQSMDLQSRSTVIHFDANFWGEGFLKMPEAVVLNDLFIRARKGLLIRGEARDEIGVLMASMLDATSIDRVILLLKVLRRMANASDVQELSKTDDSATLDEQNTKRIDQIYSFSLNNFTREITLEEVAEVANISVNSFCRYFKTHTRKTYFQFLLELRIGHACKLLAEEKLSISQVAYESGFNNLSHFNRSFKAIMQLKPQQYQKLYRQVGV; translated from the coding sequence ATGAAGCCCTTATTTCGCAAAGTTCAGGTTATGCCTGAGCAGTCATTTAGCATACGACAAGACATCGTGGCGTATTTTTACAGCCATTGGCATTATCACCCCGAATTGGAAATTGTACATATCCATGCAGGTACAGGAATGTTGCTAGTAGGCGATGGCGTGAGCAATTACCGTGAAGACGACCTGATTTTTATTGGCTCGAATGCCCCGCATTTTTTTAGAAGCGACCCTCATTATTTTGAACAAAGTATGGACTTGCAATCGAGGTCAACGGTGATTCACTTTGATGCTAACTTTTGGGGAGAAGGCTTTTTGAAAATGCCCGAAGCAGTTGTTTTGAATGACTTATTTATTCGAGCCAGAAAAGGCTTGTTAATTCGGGGCGAAGCTAGAGACGAAATAGGAGTACTGATGGCGAGTATGCTAGATGCCACCAGTATAGATAGAGTAATACTGTTGTTGAAAGTACTTCGCCGAATGGCCAATGCCAGCGATGTACAAGAATTGTCTAAAACCGACGATAGTGCGACGCTCGATGAGCAAAACACCAAACGCATAGACCAGATTTATTCTTTTTCGCTCAATAATTTTACAAGAGAAATAACATTGGAGGAAGTGGCAGAGGTGGCCAATATAAGTGTTAATTCATTTTGTAGATATTTTAAAACCCATACCCGCAAAACCTATTTTCAGTTTTTGTTAGAATTACGGATTGGTCATGCCTGCAAACTATTGGCAGAAGAAAAACTGAGTATTTCGCAGGTAGCTTACGAAAGTGGTTTTAATAATTTATCGCATTTCAATCGTTCGTTCAAAGCCATTATGCAACTCAAACCCCAACAATATCAAAAATTATATCGGCAAGTTGGGGTTTGA
- a CDS encoding YifB family Mg chelatase-like AAA ATPase encodes MLAKTYGSAVQGVDATIITVEVSEGQGQNLFIVGLPDGAVKESAHRVESAIKQAGYFFPRTKVVVNLAPADIRKEGSAYDLPIALGIIHASGQANLAPLEEYVIMGELALDGALRPIKGVLPIAIEARRKNFKGFILPVENTAEASIVNNLDVIGVKNIQEAINFLKGTLAIAPTVTDTRDIFFNSQNDYDADFSHVQGQENIKRALEIAAAGGHNAIMIGPPGAGKTMLAKRLPSILPPLTLHEALETTKIHSVAGKLGSKTGLISTRPYRSPHHTISDAALVGGGSNPQPGEISLAHNGVLFLDELPEFKKTALEVMRQPLEERKVSISRARWAVEFPSNFMLIASMNPCPCGYYNHPDKDCSCAPGTVQKYLNKISGPLLDRIDLHVEVTPVNFEQLSSNRKSESSAEIRERVIKARGIQTERFKAYPEIHSNAMMPSQMVKEICQLEPVGILLLKKAMERLQLSARAYDRILRVSRTIADLAGTPEIRTEHLAEAIQYRSLDRENWAG; translated from the coding sequence ATGCTTGCTAAAACCTACGGAAGTGCCGTCCAGGGCGTAGATGCCACTATTATAACTGTCGAAGTCAGTGAAGGACAAGGACAAAATTTATTCATTGTAGGCTTGCCCGATGGAGCTGTAAAAGAATCGGCTCATCGGGTAGAATCGGCCATCAAACAAGCTGGTTATTTTTTTCCACGTACCAAAGTGGTTGTCAACCTAGCTCCTGCCGATATCCGAAAAGAAGGCTCTGCTTATGATTTGCCCATTGCATTGGGGATTATCCATGCTTCTGGACAAGCAAACCTTGCTCCCCTCGAAGAATATGTTATTATGGGCGAACTGGCTTTGGATGGGGCTTTACGCCCAATTAAAGGGGTTTTGCCTATTGCAATTGAAGCTCGTAGGAAAAATTTTAAAGGTTTTATTTTGCCTGTAGAAAATACAGCAGAGGCTTCTATTGTCAATAATTTGGATGTTATTGGGGTCAAAAATATCCAAGAGGCGATTAATTTTCTCAAAGGTACATTGGCGATTGCTCCAACTGTAACCGACACCAGAGATATTTTCTTTAACTCACAAAACGATTATGATGCCGACTTTTCGCATGTTCAAGGACAAGAAAATATCAAAAGAGCCTTAGAAATTGCCGCCGCAGGTGGGCATAATGCTATTATGATTGGCCCTCCAGGGGCTGGAAAAACCATGTTGGCCAAAAGGCTTCCTTCAATTTTGCCACCGCTGACATTGCACGAGGCATTGGAAACCACAAAAATACATTCGGTAGCAGGTAAGTTAGGTTCAAAAACGGGTTTGATTTCAACTCGTCCTTATCGTTCGCCACATCATACTATTTCGGATGCTGCCCTTGTGGGTGGTGGTAGCAATCCGCAGCCTGGCGAAATTTCGTTGGCTCATAATGGTGTGTTATTTTTGGACGAATTGCCCGAATTCAAAAAAACAGCTTTGGAAGTCATGCGACAGCCTTTAGAAGAACGAAAAGTGAGTATATCACGGGCAAGATGGGCGGTAGAATTTCCTTCTAATTTTATGCTGATTGCTAGCATGAACCCTTGCCCTTGTGGCTATTATAACCATCCCGACAAAGATTGTTCTTGTGCACCCGGTACGGTTCAAAAATATTTGAACAAAATTTCGGGGCCATTGCTCGACCGAATCGACCTACACGTAGAGGTTACACCTGTTAATTTTGAACAATTATCATCCAACAGAAAATCGGAGTCTAGTGCCGAAATCCGTGAACGAGTGATTAAAGCTCGGGGTATTCAAACCGAACGATTTAAAGCTTATCCAGAAATACATTCCAACGCCATGATGCCCTCGCAGATGGTCAAGGAAATTTGCCAACTCGAACCCGTTGGTATTTTACTGCTCAAAAAAGCCATGGAAAGACTACAACTTTCAGCAAGAGCCTACGACCGTATCTTGAGGGTTTCTCGTACCATTGCCGATTTGGCGGGTACACCCGAAATACGCACCGAACATCTGGCCGAAGCCATTCAGTACAGAAGCCTCGACCGAGAAAATTGGGCAGGGTAA
- a CDS encoding S66 peptidase family protein, translating to MQKPPFLQKGDTVGIVALAWKVDFEDLKPAIALLENEWGLNVVLGTSLEGNYFQYAAPDAVRAKDFQEMLDNPTIKAIFSARGGYGSTRIIDLIDFTYFRQNPKWVIGFSDITGVLCHINNFYIESIHGVMPKVFLQENGAISLASLYNVLFGQAINYQIDSLPINHKGKALGQLVGGNLAILVHIIGTASEADFSGKILFIEDVGEHHYAIDRMMVQLKRTGILAKLAGLIVGHFSDLLDSETLYGKNAHQIINEAVADYQYPVCFGFPVGHEAQNWALPLGREVCLTVLEQHTTLTETIA from the coding sequence ATGCAAAAACCTCCATTTTTACAAAAAGGCGATACCGTTGGTATAGTGGCCCTTGCTTGGAAAGTTGATTTTGAAGATTTAAAACCCGCTATTGCCTTGCTGGAAAATGAATGGGGGTTAAACGTTGTTTTAGGAACATCGCTTGAGGGAAATTATTTTCAATATGCAGCTCCTGATGCTGTTCGTGCTAAAGATTTTCAGGAAATGTTAGATAATCCCACTATCAAAGCCATATTTTCGGCTCGTGGTGGATATGGGAGTACCCGAATTATCGACCTGATTGACTTCACTTATTTTCGCCAAAATCCTAAATGGGTAATAGGGTTTTCTGATATTACGGGGGTTTTGTGCCATATCAATAACTTTTATATCGAGAGTATCCATGGGGTAATGCCGAAGGTTTTTCTACAAGAAAATGGGGCTATTAGCTTAGCATCGCTTTATAATGTATTGTTTGGACAAGCTATTAATTATCAAATTGATAGCCTACCTATTAATCATAAAGGAAAAGCTCTGGGGCAACTTGTGGGCGGCAATTTGGCCATATTAGTACATATTATAGGTACGGCATCAGAAGCAGATTTTAGTGGAAAAATATTATTTATAGAAGACGTTGGCGAACACCACTATGCTATCGACAGAATGATGGTTCAGCTCAAAAGAACAGGGATATTGGCCAAATTGGCAGGATTAATAGTGGGGCATTTTTCGGATTTACTCGACAGTGAAACCCTTTATGGCAAAAACGCTCATCAAATCATCAATGAGGCCGTTGCCGATTATCAGTATCCTGTATGTTTCGGTTTTCCTGTGGGGCACGAAGCCCAAAATTGGGCATTACCACTAGGGCGTGAGGTTTGCCTGACGGTCTTGGAACAACACACAACCCTTACCGAAACTATAGCTTAG
- a CDS encoding ion channel, with protein sequence MAFKHYRNDKYLQAEENRQELGFGKQINTNTRLINKDGSFNVKRIGGSFWSQINIYHRLITCSWYRFFMVVVIYFIVVNLLFATTYNLIGMEFLHGADISTPTMRFMDAFFFSAQTLTTVGYGRIAPTGLLMSTVASVESLLGLMGFAIATGLLYGRFSRPIAFILYSEQAVIAPYLDMTGLMFRIVNERANQIIDLSVEVNLSVLETDETGKKNRTYTRLHLERSRVNFFPGSWTIVHPITDDSPIFGLTQEQLLEKQAELLVLIKGTEDTFNQTVHSRNSYHAREIVYGAKFKSMFSDISDTGMVHLDLRKLSQTFDVPLASPLFPEVEEENSTEKPK encoded by the coding sequence ATGGCTTTTAAGCATTACCGAAACGACAAATACCTTCAGGCTGAAGAAAATCGCCAGGAGTTGGGATTTGGCAAACAAATCAACACAAATACTAGATTGATTAATAAAGATGGAAGCTTCAATGTAAAACGTATTGGAGGCTCTTTTTGGAGTCAAATCAATATTTATCATCGTCTTATTACTTGTTCGTGGTATCGTTTTTTTATGGTTGTGGTGATTTACTTCATTGTTGTCAATCTCCTTTTTGCTACTACTTATAATTTGATTGGCATGGAGTTTCTGCATGGGGCCGACATCAGTACGCCTACCATGCGGTTTATGGATGCTTTCTTTTTTTCGGCTCAAACCCTAACTACTGTAGGGTATGGCCGTATTGCTCCTACGGGGCTACTCATGAGTACAGTGGCTTCTGTCGAATCGCTTTTGGGGCTAATGGGGTTTGCTATTGCTACGGGGCTGTTGTATGGTAGGTTTTCGAGACCCATTGCTTTTATTTTGTACTCCGAACAAGCGGTTATTGCTCCGTATTTGGACATGACAGGCTTGATGTTTAGAATTGTCAATGAGCGAGCCAATCAAATTATTGATTTGTCGGTAGAAGTTAATTTGTCGGTACTTGAAACCGACGAAACTGGCAAAAAAAATCGTACTTATACAAGGCTACACCTCGAAAGAAGTCGGGTTAATTTTTTTCCAGGAAGCTGGACAATTGTACACCCTATTACCGACGATAGCCCAATTTTTGGGCTTACCCAAGAGCAACTCTTGGAAAAGCAAGCCGAACTACTGGTGTTGATTAAAGGTACAGAAGATACTTTTAATCAAACGGTACATTCTCGCAACTCGTATCATGCTCGTGAAATTGTTTATGGAGCTAAATTTAAGTCAATGTTTAGCGACATCAGCGATACAGGAATGGTACACCTCGATTTACGAAAACTTTCGCAAACCTTCGATGTGCCATTGGCAAGTCCATTATTCCCTGAGGTAGAAGAAGAAAACAGCACAGAAAAACCAAAGTGA
- a CDS encoding sugar phosphate isomerase/epimerase family protein — MNSRRDFLKTFAATSGMLAISPEILMANDSSKKMFFEISLAEWSLHKAIFGGQMTNLDFPVKAKKDFGIGIVEYVNTCFKSATKDFKENGKDSAYLKELLMRCNDNGVKNHLIMCDAEGEMGDPDEKKRLQTVDNHKKWVEAAKFLGCKTIRVNAGGKGTAEEVAKNAADGLAKLSEFAATMNINVIVENHGGYSSNGQWLAGVMKAVNMKNCGTLPDFGNFCIKRDPANWKVCTEEYDRYEGVKELMPFAKGVSAKTNVFDAQGNERNIDYVKLMKIVKSTGFKGYVGIEFEGDELSEDEGIKATLKLLQKVGGMLS, encoded by the coding sequence ATGAATTCACGTCGTGACTTTTTAAAAACATTTGCCGCTACAAGTGGTATGTTAGCTATTTCGCCAGAAATATTAATGGCCAATGATTCATCTAAAAAAATGTTCTTTGAAATTTCTTTAGCCGAATGGTCGTTACACAAAGCTATTTTTGGTGGCCAGATGACTAATTTAGATTTTCCAGTGAAAGCAAAAAAAGACTTTGGCATTGGGATTGTAGAATATGTAAACACTTGTTTTAAGTCGGCTACCAAAGATTTTAAAGAGAATGGCAAGGATTCGGCTTATTTGAAAGAACTTTTGATGCGCTGTAACGACAACGGTGTAAAAAATCACCTGATTATGTGCGATGCCGAAGGCGAAATGGGCGACCCCGATGAAAAGAAAAGACTTCAAACAGTAGATAATCATAAAAAATGGGTAGAAGCTGCTAAGTTTTTGGGTTGCAAAACCATTCGTGTAAATGCTGGCGGAAAAGGTACAGCCGAGGAGGTAGCCAAAAATGCAGCCGACGGTTTGGCCAAGTTGAGTGAGTTTGCCGCTACCATGAATATCAATGTTATTGTAGAAAATCACGGAGGGTATTCGTCAAATGGCCAGTGGCTTGCTGGTGTAATGAAAGCCGTTAATATGAAAAACTGCGGTACTTTACCCGATTTTGGTAACTTCTGTATCAAGCGTGACCCTGCCAATTGGAAAGTTTGTACAGAAGAATACGACCGCTACGAAGGTGTAAAAGAATTGATGCCTTTTGCCAAAGGTGTAAGTGCCAAAACCAACGTATTTGATGCCCAAGGCAACGAACGCAATATTGATTACGTAAAGTTGATGAAAATCGTGAAATCGACAGGATTTAAAGGCTATGTCGGAATCGAATTTGAGGGCGACGAACTAAGCGAAGACGAAGGAATTAAGGCGACATTAAAATTACTGCAAAAAGTTGGAGGAATGTTGAGCTAA
- a CDS encoding thioredoxin family protein, which translates to MKKILLGVLCVLFFSKTNAQTAAVSSGKINWMTLEQAYAAVQKEPRKIVIDVYTGWCGWCKVMDQKTFTDAKVAEYVNQKFYAVKLDAEQKDDIVIGTQKYIWQNGYNQAGVALLQGKMSFPTMVYLDEKFNMIQPVPGYQEAKQFHQIITYFGDDHYKKGEWEKYQKEVYPKQYGGTK; encoded by the coding sequence ATGAAAAAAATATTATTGGGAGTATTATGTGTATTGTTCTTTTCAAAAACAAATGCACAAACAGCAGCGGTATCATCTGGTAAAATCAACTGGATGACCCTTGAGCAAGCATACGCCGCTGTACAAAAAGAGCCAAGAAAAATTGTAATTGATGTGTACACAGGCTGGTGTGGCTGGTGTAAAGTAATGGACCAAAAAACTTTTACAGACGCTAAAGTAGCCGAATATGTGAATCAAAAGTTTTATGCTGTTAAGCTCGATGCAGAACAGAAAGACGATATCGTAATAGGAACACAAAAGTATATTTGGCAAAATGGCTATAATCAAGCAGGTGTAGCATTGCTACAAGGCAAAATGAGTTTTCCAACGATGGTGTATCTGGACGAAAAATTCAATATGATTCAGCCAGTGCCGGGGTATCAAGAAGCCAAACAGTTTCATCAAATTATTACCTATTTTGGTGATGACCATTATAAAAAAGGAGAATGGGAGAAATACCAAAAGGAGGTATATCCAAAACAATATGGTGGAACAAAGTAG